The proteins below are encoded in one region of uncultured Tolumonas sp.:
- a CDS encoding GGDEF domain-containing protein yields the protein MDILHLDIKSMLLMCVFIGVLISGGLAALLRDRYVCPGMPFWVMGFFIFTIGVFFAVGRAFTPLWISVFFGNLFSFLGTNLLWLGLLKYNNKIKRYHFMIMGVSFLTAILLLFMLNSGVPEKNRAELISIVFNLQSLLCIREALRNRQKYESGRLMFAFTCTLVTIGSLVRFLTYQMDPAYALLNTNISNLLLIFNAIIVFLGLSFSIMLITSQWLQQKLAAFAAYDALTGVYNRHGLNEQTAVLFGSKNKAAFSNCSVAMIDIDFFKKTNDSYGHFVGDLVLKAVAATLRQNIRHQDILARYGGEEFIVVLPDTNKTAALAWAERVRELVSMEPILVNQHAITITLSIGLVDLSEEKHVSLDDAIREADIALYQAKERGRNRVCWFDNAASLLMYTANYNGGVISSN from the coding sequence ATGGATATTCTTCATCTCGATATAAAGAGCATGCTGCTGATGTGCGTCTTCATTGGCGTACTCATTTCCGGCGGGTTAGCGGCATTACTACGCGATCGCTATGTGTGCCCGGGCATGCCTTTTTGGGTTATGGGGTTTTTTATCTTCACGATTGGCGTTTTCTTCGCTGTAGGTCGTGCGTTCACACCGTTATGGATTAGTGTATTTTTCGGTAATTTATTTAGTTTTCTCGGCACCAATTTATTATGGCTGGGGTTATTGAAATACAATAATAAAATTAAACGCTACCACTTTATGATTATGGGGGTATCGTTTCTTACAGCTATTTTGTTGCTGTTTATGCTGAATTCGGGTGTACCCGAGAAAAACCGGGCTGAACTGATTTCCATTGTGTTTAATTTGCAAAGTCTGTTGTGTATTCGTGAAGCACTACGAAACAGACAAAAATATGAGTCAGGCCGGTTGATGTTTGCCTTCACCTGCACATTAGTCACTATCGGATCACTCGTGCGTTTTCTGACCTATCAAATGGATCCGGCGTATGCTTTGTTGAACACTAATATCAGTAATTTGTTGTTGATTTTTAACGCAATTATTGTGTTTTTAGGCTTAAGTTTCAGCATCATGTTGATCACTTCTCAATGGTTGCAACAAAAGCTGGCTGCGTTTGCTGCTTATGATGCGTTAACTGGCGTTTATAATCGTCATGGCCTCAATGAACAGACTGCCGTGTTGTTTGGATCGAAAAATAAAGCGGCATTCAGTAACTGTAGTGTCGCAATGATTGATATCGATTTTTTCAAAAAGACAAATGATAGCTATGGACATTTTGTCGGTGATTTGGTGTTAAAAGCAGTCGCCGCAACATTACGTCAAAATATTCGGCATCAAGATATTTTGGCGCGTTACGGTGGCGAAGAATTTATTGTTGTTTTACCGGATACCAATAAAACAGCTGCGCTGGCTTGGGCTGAACGAGTCAGAGAGCTAGTATCTATGGAACCTATATTAGTTAATCAGCACGCAATCACTATTACGCTGAGTATTGGTTTGGTAGACCTGTCGGAAGAAAAACATGTTTCCTTAGATGATGCTATTCGCGAGGCAGACATCGCGTTAT